A genomic window from Motacilla alba alba isolate MOTALB_02 chromosome 2, Motacilla_alba_V1.0_pri, whole genome shotgun sequence includes:
- the TRANK1 gene encoding TPR and ankyrin repeat-containing protein 1 isoform X3: MHVVFQRGFSKQTKRIVELLAKFDINFNIKNKSGKDVMHRIKKRDPLLEAWNNAMQEKKRHRQDRAGQLVKASKPILASEVSQSKSTGRSSSGFSLKAPSGNAVHNDLKIPCSMKTKKGQLAKQETEGINSPLTLQESLVQAITALIQQLKVSNTLKKDHPLVQKPSSAQTNSEEGRSSLQPCGSIAHPEIKWDDWEKRKGAGEFSMPLPNGEKEELEEEKGKSLDIEAYVQEFDNMTWEIECTPEMLKTLSSKAVPHYLKAKAIMTIKRLGNGEWSRGLQKPLKHLKADIQLYEAKLGKGARMLWELAIDFSPRCSESPEKIMETEQIKSRLEKSGRVYTEIIRIWAIVLDHCKLNRALENICLSYNRGLSCVWRKKLKGINEGHQNHSVTTQVRVPRCYVEDMEAEKSKEHTMPEYFPPASAAELEYNIMKFHSFSTNMALNIINDVQSSVDYPFRVGELEYAVIDLNPKPMEPIILIGRSGTGKTTCCLYRLWKKFYSYWEKSTLADGPLLERQTWQQRQCSEVEKASSGKEECELKHESDNSSEEQVSDEENQDSEDEKVSVGTAGAEMNSCGDHEEVQTCRAEASNRLEHLHQIFVTKNPVLCREVEKNFIELSKSSKVTSHFKPLDPNIHRLQDIKDENFPLFVTSKQLLLLLDASMPDPFFPRNEDGSLKRIIVGWSPQEDLVVPNWQDEDEEGNLEAEHGDDGGAADACSKENDPWTFVTYNVFANEIWPKMIKGKSLYNPALVWKEIKSFLKGSFEALGCFGGKLTEEQYKKLGRKRAPNFTEDRSEIYYLFCLYQQIRSQRGYFDEEDLLYNLSQRLSKLRELPWSIHEFYGDEIQDFTQAELALLMKCINDPNAMFLTGDTAQSIMKGVAFRFSDLRSLFHYASKSSVNKKQRIRKPKRIYHLYQNYRSHSGILRLASGVVDLLQHYFPESFDRLPQDRGLFDGPKPIVLESCSVSDLAILLRGNKRKTQPIEFGAHQVVLVANETAKEKIPEELSLALVLTIYEAKGLEFDDVLLYNFFTDSEASNEWKIISSYSPDPDVQVGSNLLVEVPLEDASGVQERTPFNVEMYKMLNGELKQLYTAITRARVNLWIFDEDRDKRAPAFKYFIKRKFVKVVKTDEKKDLDDSMFAKTSTPEEWIAQGDYYAKHQFWEVAAKCYQKGGAAEKSKLALTHDAVLKVCAKKSSPREKQMEYMTLAKTYLECGEPKLSLKCLIQSKEFRLCAELCKKLGKIKDAAVYYQKSQCYREASECYELIEEFDLAIKMYCQEELYEEAAKAVERYEDMLNAKGQMSSKLSCTANQLYLEAAAKYLNMNRTEEMMQVLSKLDIEDQLEFLKSRGCLHQTADLLKRKDRQEEAARLMKQHGFALEAANLTAVKEFRASCLLAEARARLSRGSESHLGNMESILREALELCEQTGQKSGIAEAVFLQGALKGDFVKLRNAYCQFLSLNHSAGAVEVLFALCRCSTPSQNILFMATRGLMALLSLVSGLKKAATNAEKDMVKLCFAYFGIVPTGDSCQVSQNEAEPIIKFLLDKQSLKERKAKGDFSVSTEKVKSALKQHLLSRLCFITHELLSKKYPDICMKFIAGLNCEDKTCEGYHRPLLRHEARTIFQCKMHLVAINGLLLEATGTFPKELLNQCRTFEDILTSDKYASCKALLGMFFPNHFHLRILSENPKACKEILQFSGVISKPCREMLRKYIAFKFNNEDIAARRESTDLWLSAMKVLILSSGYPEEFEKLLFKEEDNYNKELMFALAKAKSSKEKTKGIEGRHGMLLPDKNAENAGKTHLCFIRLLENSLEQFYVHKNPENCRRFFFRFMNVLIKKCTRYLIPSIGNTVMLLEFQYILCCAVLMRLAKNITLCLPKSYIALLHYWEFLFRHQDHYKELKDTFSIIQEYRPQDTNSAVYYFRSHLCYLAEVLCGVHGRFNVLLDAFGDLDCITSGEAERTVVLCLVMLLNADQVQSSKDRSLLRHLFPEIKALLKSMRKDTPSKVPERLLRVVEQVGDATHVREVAASLQELLTERDEEHLVDCRWKWDTAYTQGHPPIRGIQYERVNFHRFVSSLDETEYADELEEEFEEVHCLEDQKDPLEVIALSKQQKQEQKASAQRQLYRVFRLISLYVKWKRKARSRVHPVAMKEEEFLSEIFKRADIDQTQCDLCGVRFIQSSENYFSRSESMEADTSEPLTPTESSGEEKLHAEGNAIAVASEAYMEHRNTEEHTNNHAAYRHYAEFFRRDIDPIIHDGLEVVEAITGREYTRDHLAYKEGSNLRQRKIKENIKKISDAVEEIYEKKAWARAEEVITRHASKLVDTIDDARKWLKQMDSHRRTEEGLVHDKHLDNEVEDEIMAFEELVHKKRSRKKGRHGKL; encoded by the exons ATGCATGTTGTTTTCCAGAGAGGATTTTCAAAGCAGACTAAGAGAATAGTGGAGTTATTGGCAAAATTTGACATTAACTTCAACATAAAAAACAAATCAGGAAAAGATGTGATGCATAGAATTAAGAAGAGAGATCCACTGCTCGAAGCCTGGAATAATGCCATGCAGGAGAAGAAGAGGCACCGCCAAGATAGAGCAGGGCAGTTGGTTAAAGCATCTAAACCCATTCTGGCCTCTGAGGTTTCACAGTCAAAGAGCACGGGGCGTTCTTCATCTGGGTTCTCATTAAAGGCACCATCTGGCAACGCAGTGCATAATGATTTAAAAATCCCATGttccatgaaaacaaaaaagggtcAGTTGGCAAAGCAGGAAACAGAAGGAATAAACAGCCCCCTAACACTGCAGGAAAGTCTAGTGCAGGCAATCACAGCTTTAATTCAGCAATTGAAAGTGAGCAACACCCTGAAAAAGGATCATCCTCTGGTGCAAAAGCCATCTTCAGCCCAGACTAATTCGGAAGAGGGAAGGAGTTCCTTGCAACCTTGTGGAAGCATAGCTCATCCTGAAATAAAATGGGATGActgggagaaaaggaagggagcaggggaatTTAGTATGCCCCTGCCTaatggagagaaggaagaactagaggaagaaaaggggaagagTCTGGATATTGAGGCATATGTACAGGAGTTTGATAACATGACTTGGGAAATAGAGTGCACTCCTGAAATGCTAAAGACTTTGAGCAGTAAAGCTGTGCCTCATTATCTGAAAGCTAAAGCCATAATGACAATTAAGCGCCTTGGCAATGGGGAATGGTCTAGGGGCCTCCAGAAGCCACTGAAACACTTGAAAGCTGATATCCAGCTGTATGAAGCCAAACTGGGCAAAGGTGCAAGAATGCTATGGGAACTTGCCATTGACTTTTCTCCTCGTTGCAGTGAGAGTCCAGAAAAGATCATGGAGACCGAACAGATAAAAAGTCGTCTAGAAAAATCAGGTAGAgtttacacagaaataattagaaTTTGGGCCATTGTTCTTGACCACTGCAAGCTGAACCGTGCCTTAGAAAATATATGCCTTTCCTACAACCGTGGCTTATCCTGTGTTTGGAGGAAAAAGCTCAAGGGTATAAACGAAGGACATCAGAATCACAGTGTTACCACACAGGTTCGTGTTCCACGTTGTTACGTTGAAGACATGgaggcagaaaaatcaaaagagcATACCATGCCTGAGTATTTCCCTCCAGCTAGTGCAGCAGAACTGGAATATAATATAATGAAATTTCACAGCTTCAGTACTAATATGGCACTTAACATTATAAATGATGTGCAGTCTTCTGTTGATTACCCTTTCCGTGTTGGGGAGTTGGAGTACGCAGTGATTGATCTCAATCCAAAGCCTATGGAACCAATCATTTTAATTGGGCGAAGTGGTACAGGGAAGACAACTTGCTGCTTGTATAGGCTTTGGAAGAAATTCTATTCATACTGGGAAAAATCCACCTTGGCAGATGGACCTCTGTTGGAGAGGCAGACGTGGCAGCAGAGACAGTGCAGTGAGGTTGAAAAAGCTAGTTCAGGGAAGGAAGAGTGTGAACTAAAACATGAGAGTGATAATTCAAGTGAGGAGCAGGTGAGCGATGAGGAAAACCAGGACAGCGAGGATGAAAAGGTTTCCGTGGGCACAGCTGGTGCAGAAATGAATTCATGTGGTGACCATGAAGAAGTTCAAACGTGTCGTGCAGAAGCATCAaacaggctggagcacctgcaCCAGATCTTCGTAACAAAAAATCCTGTCTTGTGCAGAGAAGTCGAGAAGAATTTCATTGAACTTAGCAAGTCCTCCAAGGTGACCAGTCACTTCAAACCTCTGGACCCAAATATTCACAGGCTACAAGACattaaagatgaaaattttCCACTGTTTGTCACCTCTAAGCAGTTGTTGCTGTTACTAGATGCATCCATGCCCGACCCATTTTTTCCAAGAAATGAAGATGGAAGTCTTAAAAGAATAATTGTTGGTTGGAGTCCTCAGGAAGACTTGGTTGTACCAAATTGgcaggatgaggatgaagaaGGTAATCTTGAAGCAGAACATGGTGAtgatggaggagctgcagatgcGTGCTCTAAGGAAAATGATCCTTGGACTTTTGTGACTTACAATGTATTTGCAAATGAAATATGGCCAAAAATGATAAAAGGCAAAAGCCTGTACAATCCAGCACTGGTTtggaaagaaatcaaatcaTTTCTGAAAGGCTCTTTTGAGGCACTGGGTTGCTTTGGGGGCAAGCTTACTGAGGAGCAGTACAAAAAGCTAGGCCGAAAGAGAGCGCCAAACTTCACGGAAGACAGGAGTGAGATCTATTACCTCTTCTGTCTTTATCAGCAGATACGATCACAGAGAGGTTACTTTGATGAAGAAGATTTGCTGTATAATTTATCTCAAAGACTTTCAAAGCTCAGGGAGCTGCCGTGGTCTATCCATGAGTTTTATGGCGACGAGATACAGGATTTCACGCAAGCTGAGCTGGCCCTGTTAATGAAATGCATCAATGACCCTAATGCCATGTTTCTAACTGGTGACACTGCCCAGAGCATAATGAAAGGAGTTGCTTTTCGTTTTAGTGACCTGAGGTCGCTGTTTCATTACGCAAGCAAGAGCTCTGTGAACAAGAAGCAGCGTATTAGGAAACCGAAAAGGATTTATCATTTGTACCAGAACTACAGGTCCCATTCAG GTATTCTCCGTTTAGCATCTGGAGTGGTTGATTTGCTCCAGCATTATTTTCCAGAATCTTTTGATCGCCTTCCTCAGGACCGTGGTCTCTTTGATGGGCCAAAACCTATAGTCTTGGAGTCCTGCAGTGTTAGTGACCTAGCAATTCTGCTGAGGggcaacaaaaggaaaacacaacccATTGAATTTGGAGCACATCAG GTCGTATTAGTGGCAAATGAAACTGCAAAGGAGAAGATACCTGAGGAACTTAGTTTGGCACTTGTACTGACAATTTATGAAGCAAAGGGCTTGGAATTTGATGATGTCCTCCTTTACAACTTTTTCACAGATTCAGAG GCTAGCAATGAATGGAAGATAATTTCTTCTTATAGTCCTGATCCAGATGTGCAAGTAGGAAGCAACTTGCTAGTTGAAGTGCCATTAGAGGATGCCTCTGGTGTGCAGGAAAGGACTCCATTTAATGTAGAAATGTACAAG ATGCTGAATGGAGAACTCAAGCAATTGTATACTGCAATTACAAGAGCCAGAGTCAATCTTTGGATCTTTGATGAAGACCGTGATAAACGGGCTCCagcttttaagtattttatcAAAAGGAAATTTGTTAAGGTGGtgaaaacagatgaaaagaaag ACTTAGATGACAGCATGTTTGCTAAAACTTCAACTCCGGAAGAGTGGATTGCACAGGGAGACTACTATGCCAAACACCAGTTCTGGGAG GTGGCTGCCAAATGTTACCAaaagggaggagcagctgagaagtCAAAACTGGCCCTGACACATGACGCTGTTCTCAAAGTGtgtgcaaagaaaagcagcccAAG GGAAAAACAGATGGAATATATGACATTGGCTAAAACTTACTTGGAATGTGGAGAACCAAAGCTGTCACTAAAATGTCTGATTCAATCAAAGGAGTTCCGTCTTTGTGCAGAGTTGTGTAAGAAATTAGGAAAG ATTAAAGATGCTGCAGTTTACTATCAGAAAAGCCAGTGCTACAGAGAAGCATCTGAGTGTTATGAACTAATTGAGGAGTTTGATCTGGCCATTAAAATGTATTGTCAGGAAGAACTCTatgaagaagcagcaaaggcagTTGAAAG ATATGAAGATATGTTGAATGCAAAAGGACAAATGTCTTCCAAACTCTCCTGTACAGCAAATCAGCTGTATTTGGAAGCAGCTGCAAAATACCTGAATATGAACAGGACTGAGGAAATGATGCAAGTCCTCTCAAAACTTGATATAGAGGATCAGCTTGAGTTTCTGAAGTCTCGTGGATGTTTGCACCAAACAGCAGACTTACTGAAAAGGAAGGATCGCCAGGAGGAGGCTGCGAGGTTAATGAAACAGCACGGGTTTGCTCTGGAAGCAGCCAACCTCACAGCTGTAAAAGAGTTTCGCGCATCGTGTTTGCTTGCTGAAGCACGTGCCAGGCTGAGTCGTGGTTCAGAATCACACCTGGGGAACATGGAGAGCATTCTAAGAGAAGCCCTTGAACTTTGTGAACAAACTGGGCAGAAGTCTGGCATTGCTGAGGCTGTGTTTTTGCAGGGAGCTCTGAAAGGAGACTTTGTGAAGCTGAGAAACGCGTACTGTCAGTTCCTATCTCTGAATCATTCTGCTGGTGCAGTTGAAGTTCTGTTTGCGTTATGTCGCTGCAGCACTCCTAGCCAGAACATCCTCTTCATGGCAACACGTGGCTTAATGGCTCTTCTGAGTCTTGTCAGTGGTCTAAAGAAAGCAGCCACCAATGCAGAGAAAGATATGGTGAAATTATGCTTTGCCTATTTTGGGATTGTCCCAACAGGTGACAGTTGCCAGGTGTCTCAAAATGAAGCTGAACCCATTATCAAGTTTTTGTTAGACAAGCAAAGTCTAAAAGAGAGGAAGGCAAAAGGTGATTTCTCAGTAAGCACAGAGAAAGTAAAATCAGCTTTGAAGCAGCACTTGTTAAGCAGGTTGTGCTTTATCACCCATGAGTTACTGAGCAAGAAGTACCCTGATATTTGTATGAAGTTCATTGCTGGATTGAACTGTGAAGATAAAACCTGTGAGGGTTACCACAGACCCTTGTTGCGTCATGAAGCGAGGACaatatttcagtgtaaaatGCATCTGGTGGCAATAAATGGACTGCTGTTGGAAGCCACAGGCACTTTCCCTAAGGAGCTACTGAATCAGTGCAGAACCTTTGAGGACATTTTGACTTCTGACAAATATGCATCATGTAAAGCCCTCCTAGGAATGTTTTTTCCTAATCATTTTCATTTGAGAATACTGTCTGAGAACCCAAAGGCATGCAAAGAAATACTGCAATTCAGTGGTGTTATTTCCAAACCTTGTAGAGAGATGTTGAGGAAGTACATTGCATTTAAGTTTAATAATGAAGACATTGCAGCCAGAAGAGAATCAACTGACTTGTGGCTAAGTGCCATGAAGGTCCTTATCTTATCTTCAGGATATCCTGAAGAATTTgagaaacttctttttaaagaagaggATAATTATAACAAAGAGCTAATGTTTGCTTTGGCAAAGGCAAAAAGTTCCAAAGAAAAGACCAAAGGAATAGAGGGCAGACATGGTATGTTGCTACCTGACAAGAAtgctgaaaatgcaggaaaaacgCACTTGTGCTTCATTCGGCTTCTTGAAAATTCACTTGAGCAATTCTATGTTCACAAGAACCCGGAAAACtgtagaagattttttttccgTTTCATGAATGTCCTAATCAAGAAATGCACAAGATACCTGATTCCAAGCATAGGAAATACAGTGATGTTGCTGGAATTCCAGTATATTCTGTGTTGTGCTGTCCTGATGCGTCTTGCCAAGAACATTACTCTCTGCCTTCCAAAGAGTTACATTGCTCTCCTTCATTACTGGGAGTTTTTGTTCAGACACCAGGACCATTACAAAGAACTTAAAGACACATTCTCTATTATACAGGAGTACAGACCGCAGGACACAAATTCAGCTGTATACTATTTCAGATCTCATCTCTGTTATCTAGCAGAAGTCTTGTGTGGTGTTCATGGGAGGTTCAATGTCCTCCTGGATGCATTCGGGGATCTTGACTGCATAACTTCAGGGGAGGCTGAGCGGACAGTAGTGCTGTGCTTGGTGATGTTACTGAATGCTGACCAGGTGCAGAGTTCTAAAGATAGATCCCTCTTACGCCACCTCTTTCCTGAAATTAAGGCCTTGCTGAAATCAATGAGAAAAGACACCCCCTCTAAAGTACCCGAAAGATTGCTGAGGGTCGTGGAACAAGTGGGTGATGCTACACATGTAAGAGAAGTTGCTGCAAGCCTGCAAGAGCTGCTGACAGAGCGAGATGAAGAGCACTTGGTTGACTGCCGCTGGAAGTGGGACACTGCCTACACTCAGGGCCATCCACCCATACGGGGCATCCAGTATGAACGCGTAAACTTTCACAGATTTGTAAGCTCTTTGGATGAAACAGAATATGCTGATGAGCTGGAAGAGGAATTTGAAGAGGTTCACTGCTTAGAGGACCAAAAGGATCCCCTGGAAGTCATTGCACTCAGCAAGCAACAGAAGCAAGAGCAGAAAGCATCTGCTCAACGCCAGCTGTATCGTGTGTTCCGTTTAATTTCCCTATATGTGAAGTGGAAAAGGAAGGCCCGCTCCAGAGTTCATCCTGTTGCAATGAAAGAAGAGGAATTTTTATCAGAGATATTCAAAAGAGCTGATATTGACCAAACCCAGTGTGACCTCTgtggagtcagattcatccAAAGCTCTGAGAACTATTTCAGCCGGTCAGAAAGCATGGAGGCAGACACTTCTGAACCTCTGACACCAACTGAGAGCAGCGGGGAAGAAAAGTTGCACGcagaaggaaatgcaattgCTGTGGCCAGTGAGGCCTATATggagcacagaaacacagaagaacACACAAATAACCATGCTGCCTACAGACACTATGCTGAGTTTTTCAGAAGAGACATAGATCCAATAATACATGATGGACTGGAAGTAGTGGAGGCCATTACAGGAAGGGAGTACACCCGAGACCATTTAGCATATAAAGAAGGTTCCAACTTACGCCAGAGGAAAATCaaagagaatattaaaaaaatttcagatgCAGTAGAGGAAATCTATGAGAAAAAAGCCTGGGCCAGAG CTGAAGAAGTAATAACCAGACATGCCAGCAAATTGGTTGACACCATTGATGATGCTCGTAAGTGGCTGAAGCAAATGGACTCTCACAGGAGAACAGAAGAAG GCTTGGTGCATGATAAACACTTGGACAATGAAGTGGAAGATGAAATTATGGCTTTTGAAGAACTTGTTCATAAAAAACGctcaaggaaaaaaggaagacatgGGAAActataa